From Spirosoma aerolatum, one genomic window encodes:
- a CDS encoding glycoside hydrolase family 1 protein — protein MDSSLHHNNPFQSFWWAGFECADQLNCFGHRVDLLTQTGHLDLIETDYRRLLPFQIRTVREGIRWSQVEKRAYQYDWSMVKTLLDTGHKLGVQQIWDLCHFGYPDDLTPLHPLFARRFADLSRAFVQFYRDHYPDEDLIVTPINEVSFISWLGGDARGTTPYCINQGWEVKRGLMRAYIEAVAAMREIDPTVRILTTEPLVQIVPPLEATSDQIIEAAIADEAQFQAVDMLAGYLAPDLGGSPDYLDILGFNYYYNNQWILGFTDYLPWGDAIPDPRWLPLRKLLMKAHHRYQKPIALTETSHSGEHRPQWITMIAEECAAVVEAGVPLWGICLYPIIDRPDWDHLDYWHQAGLWDADLSANPPGRVLHIPYAYALIDAQRLCNEVIHGRELIGSGKAALFIANGQ, from the coding sequence ATGGATTCTTCACTACACCACAACAACCCCTTCCAGTCGTTCTGGTGGGCGGGCTTCGAGTGCGCCGATCAGTTGAATTGTTTCGGTCATCGGGTCGATTTACTAACTCAAACCGGACACCTGGACTTGATCGAGACCGATTACCGTCGGCTTTTACCGTTTCAGATTCGAACCGTTCGGGAAGGAATCCGCTGGAGCCAGGTTGAAAAACGGGCGTATCAATACGACTGGAGTATGGTTAAAACGTTGTTGGATACGGGGCACAAACTCGGTGTTCAGCAAATCTGGGATCTGTGTCATTTTGGCTATCCCGACGACCTAACTCCCCTACATCCCCTGTTTGCCCGTCGTTTTGCCGATTTGAGCCGCGCGTTTGTCCAATTTTACCGTGACCACTATCCCGACGAAGACCTGATTGTAACGCCTATCAACGAAGTCAGTTTCATTTCCTGGCTAGGTGGCGATGCACGGGGAACCACGCCATATTGCATCAATCAGGGTTGGGAGGTGAAACGAGGACTGATGCGAGCGTATATTGAAGCCGTAGCCGCCATGCGTGAAATTGATCCTACCGTTCGCATTCTGACTACCGAGCCGCTGGTTCAAATCGTCCCTCCTCTGGAGGCTACTTCAGACCAGATCATAGAAGCAGCCATTGCCGACGAAGCCCAATTCCAGGCTGTTGATATGCTGGCGGGTTATCTGGCTCCCGATCTGGGCGGCTCACCCGACTATCTGGATATACTGGGCTTCAATTATTACTATAACAATCAGTGGATACTTGGTTTTACTGACTATCTGCCCTGGGGCGACGCCATACCTGACCCACGCTGGTTGCCGCTTCGTAAACTGCTTATGAAAGCCCACCATCGGTATCAGAAGCCGATTGCGCTCACCGAAACCAGCCATTCGGGCGAGCATCGCCCCCAATGGATAACCATGATTGCCGAGGAATGTGCGGCTGTTGTGGAGGCAGGTGTACCGTTATGGGGTATCTGTCTGTACCCGATTATTGACCGTCCCGACTGGGACCATCTTGATTACTGGCATCAGGCTGGTCTTTGGGATGCCGATTTATCAGCTAACCCGCCTGGTCGCGTCCTTCATATTCCCTATGCCTATGCGCTCATCGACGCCCAACGACTATGCAATGAGGTAATACACGGGCGTGAACTTATAGGGTCAGGCAAGGCAGCACTTTTCATTGCTAACGGCCAGTAA
- a CDS encoding (4Fe-4S)-binding protein, translating to MSQAEHSPTPDITKTYTNGEITVVWKPAVCIHSKICWTQLVEVFNPRKRPWVNMDGATTQHIADQVDRCPSKALSYYRNEEPVKIDDIQAGSIVEPLPNGPLLVYGNLRVKDASGHETQKNKVTAFCRCGGSTNKPYCDGTHVKIGFVG from the coding sequence ATGAGCCAAGCTGAACATTCCCCCACACCCGACATTACCAAGACCTATACAAATGGCGAGATTACCGTGGTCTGGAAACCGGCCGTCTGTATTCATTCCAAAATCTGCTGGACGCAGTTGGTCGAGGTATTCAACCCAAGAAAACGCCCATGGGTCAATATGGATGGGGCAACGACACAGCACATTGCTGACCAGGTTGATCGCTGTCCATCGAAAGCACTAAGTTATTACCGAAATGAAGAGCCGGTTAAAATCGACGATATTCAGGCGGGAAGCATTGTAGAGCCCTTGCCCAATGGCCCGCTTTTGGTATATGGGAACCTCAGGGTAAAAGATGCCAGCGGCCACGAAACTCAGAAAAATAAAGTAACCGCCTTCTGCCGGTGCGGTGGTAGTACCAACAAACCGTACTGCGACGGCACACACGTTAAAATTGGCTTTGTCGGTTGA
- a CDS encoding SDR family oxidoreductase — MNQSPIHTAVESVVGKRILITGGTTGIGRAIAVLLGAYGAHIFTFGRHEEPLNEVIEQIRQGGGQASGILADIANTDDIQRIFEQADQNLGGLDMLINCAALAAASIEEMADADWRYVIQTNLVGYLAATQEALKRMKPQGQGHIVLVGSMSANVREEGSSVYVATKSAIQGFAESLRKEVNPHGIKISLVEPGAVGSDMQSTTPEEERERQQKGDMLRAEDIAVCVYYILTQPKRCDVVSVQIRPHLQLI, encoded by the coding sequence ATGAATCAGTCACCAATCCACACAGCGGTTGAGTCGGTGGTCGGCAAACGCATTTTAATTACAGGAGGAACCACCGGAATTGGCAGAGCAATTGCGGTCCTTTTAGGGGCATACGGAGCCCATATCTTCACCTTTGGCCGACATGAGGAGCCCCTAAACGAAGTGATTGAGCAAATCCGGCAGGGGGGGGGGCAGGCAAGTGGTATACTGGCCGACATCGCCAATACCGATGATATTCAGCGGATATTCGAGCAGGCCGATCAGAACCTGGGTGGGCTGGATATGCTCATCAATTGTGCGGCTCTGGCAGCAGCGTCAATTGAAGAAATGGCTGATGCCGACTGGCGGTATGTGATCCAGACCAATCTGGTAGGGTATCTGGCCGCTACTCAGGAAGCACTGAAGCGAATGAAACCTCAAGGGCAGGGGCATATTGTACTGGTCGGTTCGATGAGTGCCAATGTCCGGGAGGAAGGCAGTTCGGTGTATGTAGCCACCAAATCGGCCATTCAGGGATTTGCCGAAAGTTTGCGCAAGGAAGTGAACCCGCACGGTATTAAAATCAGCCTGGTAGAGCCGGGTGCCGTGGGGTCAGATATGCAATCGACTACGCCCGAAGAGGAGCGGGAACGGCAGCAAAAGGGGGATATGCTTCGGGCCGAAGATATTGCCGTTTGTGTCTATTACATTCTGACCCAGCCGAAACGTTGCGATGTGGTTTCGGTGCAGATTCGGCCTCATCTACAACTTATTTAA
- a CDS encoding glycosyltransferase, with amino-acid sequence MSVPNLKKEKASPVSSLPSKPTPLIDQEITDLVCFSHLRWNFVFQRPQHLLSRASRQWRVWFVEEPIYGESYQLELRSIDPNLTVVVPHIPHGSSPEKSLELQRRAVDQLMAQHSIQDFIAWYYTPMALAFSRHLKPQLMIYDCMDELSAFLGAPANLLEQEKELLKRAHLVFTGGLSLFEAKQGRHEHVFAFPSSIDFNHFSPARNELPLPTDLVSIPGPRIGYSGVIDERMDLHLLRSLAQKRPDWQFTLLGPVVKIDWANLPQAPNIHYLGFKQYASLPHYFSHWDVAIMPFAINEATRYISPTKTPEYLAAGLPVVSTPIHDVVSMYGHLTPVAIANSPDAFEQAIARALLENNSWEEVDVFLLSHSWDTTWAAMSQLIQSQLALQFE; translated from the coding sequence ATGTCCGTCCCAAATTTGAAAAAAGAAAAGGCCAGTCCTGTTTCTTCACTGCCTTCAAAGCCCACCCCGTTAATCGATCAGGAGATAACCGATCTAGTGTGTTTTTCTCATCTGCGATGGAACTTTGTTTTTCAGCGTCCCCAGCATTTGCTAAGTCGGGCTAGCCGTCAGTGGCGGGTCTGGTTTGTGGAAGAGCCGATTTATGGCGAAAGCTACCAACTGGAGCTTCGCTCGATTGACCCAAACCTCACCGTAGTTGTTCCGCATATCCCCCATGGCAGCAGCCCTGAAAAAAGCCTTGAACTACAGCGAAGAGCGGTCGATCAACTCATGGCTCAGCATTCCATCCAGGATTTTATAGCCTGGTACTACACTCCGATGGCATTGGCTTTCAGCCGCCACCTGAAACCCCAACTGATGATCTATGACTGCATGGATGAGCTTTCGGCTTTTTTAGGGGCTCCGGCGAATTTGCTGGAACAGGAGAAAGAACTGCTCAAACGGGCTCATCTGGTATTTACGGGTGGGCTAAGTCTATTTGAAGCCAAGCAGGGCCGGCATGAGCATGTATTTGCGTTTCCCAGTAGCATTGATTTTAATCATTTTTCACCCGCCCGAAACGAACTTCCTCTACCTACCGATTTAGTGTCCATTCCGGGGCCTCGTATTGGTTACAGTGGTGTCATTGACGAGCGAATGGATCTTCATTTACTCCGATCTCTGGCTCAAAAGCGGCCCGACTGGCAGTTTACGTTGTTGGGACCCGTGGTGAAAATTGACTGGGCAAACTTACCACAGGCACCTAATATTCATTACCTGGGCTTTAAGCAATATGCATCGTTGCCGCATTATTTTTCTCATTGGGATGTAGCCATCATGCCATTTGCCATCAATGAAGCTACCCGGTATATAAGCCCTACCAAAACCCCCGAATACCTGGCGGCTGGCCTGCCCGTTGTATCGACGCCAATTCATGACGTGGTTAGTATGTATGGCCATCTAACTCCTGTTGCCATTGCGAATTCGCCTGATGCCTTTGAGCAGGCTATTGCCAGAGCCCTGCTCGAAAACAACTCGTGGGAAGAAGTCGATGTGTTTCTGTTGAGCCATTCCTGGGATACCACCTGGGCTGCAATGAGTCAGCTTATTCAGTCGCAATTAGCCTTGCAGTTCGAATAA
- the pyrE gene encoding orotate phosphoribosyltransferase: MDSSLIQKTVAQHLLAVQAVRLRPAEPFTWSSGWKSPIYCDNRITLAHPEVRSFIKNALAQAIQQHFPTADVIAGVATAGIPQGVLVADELNLPYCYVRPEPKVHGMGKQIEGHLSAGQRVVVIEDLISTGGSSLKVVDALRAAGAEVLGMAAIFTYGFPIADQNFANKGVPLVSLSNYDALLKEAQALDYIPADAMESLAAWRQNPSEWGK, encoded by the coding sequence GTGGATTCTTCACTCATTCAAAAAACGGTAGCCCAGCATCTATTGGCTGTACAGGCCGTCCGGCTCCGCCCTGCTGAGCCCTTCACCTGGAGTTCAGGATGGAAATCACCCATTTACTGTGACAATCGGATTACGCTCGCCCACCCTGAGGTTCGTAGCTTTATTAAAAACGCCCTGGCTCAAGCCATTCAGCAGCACTTTCCAACGGCTGATGTGATTGCGGGTGTAGCCACTGCAGGTATCCCGCAGGGGGTGCTGGTGGCCGACGAACTAAACCTGCCCTACTGCTACGTTCGGCCTGAACCCAAAGTACATGGCATGGGCAAACAAATTGAAGGCCATCTGTCAGCCGGTCAACGAGTAGTCGTTATTGAAGATTTAATTTCGACCGGCGGTAGTTCGCTTAAAGTGGTCGATGCCCTACGAGCCGCTGGTGCAGAGGTGCTGGGTATGGCGGCTATTTTCACCTATGGCTTTCCGATAGCCGATCAGAATTTTGCCAATAAAGGTGTGCCACTGGTTAGCTTAAGTAATTATGACGCGCTCCTGAAAGAGGCTCAGGCACTTGACTATATTCCAGCCGACGCGATGGAATCGTTAGCAGCCTGGCGACAGAATCCGTCCGAATGGGGGAAATAA
- a CDS encoding glycoside hydrolase family 130 protein, whose translation MSFPVDKLIFCPHDIDLSFSPLRQTIKDETYVLGAFNPGLAQLPNGNLLIMIRVAEALNQPIIGEQIHAIRWDEQAGYQLDAYPLHSVNAADPRKFQLLGNPYKVMALTSLSWLLPVELTADGTSVVQIHYDKIIAPQRTHQEYGVEDARITKIDDTYYMTTCSVSAERHSTTLYTSTDGLNYRLEGIILDHQNKDMVFFEGKIDGRFYALTRPLGDLYFATKPASPYYAGPTINLAQSPDGLHWKPVDTPLIRARKGSASTMKLGGGTQPILTDQGWLMLYHGVQLQGVVGIYRTFWALLDAQNPGQVLHIEDVHPILEASPELVEPIKYQLYLSDVVFTTGILDSGDHYIVASGECDLACRITHLPKSLFQVPG comes from the coding sequence ATGTCTTTCCCGGTTGACAAGCTGATTTTTTGTCCCCACGATATTGACCTGAGCTTTTCGCCCTTACGACAAACCATTAAGGACGAAACGTATGTACTGGGCGCGTTTAACCCCGGTCTGGCCCAGCTGCCCAATGGGAATCTGCTCATTATGATCCGGGTGGCTGAGGCCCTTAACCAGCCAATCATTGGTGAACAGATTCACGCGATTCGCTGGGATGAGCAGGCTGGTTATCAACTGGATGCCTACCCTCTCCATAGTGTCAATGCGGCCGATCCGCGTAAATTTCAACTATTGGGTAATCCGTATAAAGTAATGGCACTAACGTCGTTATCGTGGTTGCTGCCCGTTGAATTGACTGCCGATGGAACAAGTGTTGTGCAGATTCATTACGACAAAATCATAGCGCCCCAGCGAACGCATCAGGAATACGGAGTTGAAGACGCCCGAATCACGAAAATTGATGATACGTATTACATGACCACTTGCTCGGTAAGCGCAGAGCGGCATTCGACCACACTCTATACCTCCACCGACGGACTCAATTACAGGCTGGAAGGCATTATTCTGGATCATCAGAATAAAGATATGGTCTTTTTTGAGGGAAAAATCGATGGCCGGTTTTACGCACTTACCCGGCCTCTGGGCGATTTATATTTTGCGACAAAACCAGCCAGTCCCTATTATGCCGGCCCAACCATCAATCTGGCGCAATCGCCCGACGGGTTGCATTGGAAACCTGTCGATACCCCGTTGATCCGAGCCCGTAAAGGCTCGGCATCAACCATGAAACTCGGCGGTGGAACACAACCTATTCTGACCGATCAGGGCTGGTTAATGCTCTATCATGGTGTTCAGTTGCAGGGTGTTGTTGGTATTTATCGCACGTTCTGGGCCTTGCTGGACGCCCAGAATCCGGGGCAGGTTCTGCATATAGAGGACGTGCATCCCATACTGGAGGCCAGCCCGGAGCTTGTTGAACCGATCAAATACCAGCTTTATTTATCCGACGTCGTATTTACTACGGGTATCCTTGATTCGGGCGATCACTATATCGTTGCTTCGGGTGAGTGCGACCTCGCCTGCCGTATCACGCATCTGCCAAAGAGTCTGTTTCAGGTGCCGGGTTAA